TACTTTAACTCACAGTTAACTAAAGATGTAAATGTTTTTCTTAAAGTAGTTTCAAATAATGCTATATATATCGTTGAAATAATGAGAGAGCTTAACAATAGGCTAAAGTCACAAGGTTTTCATATAACCTTATCCGAAACCTCCACAACTTCTCTATAAAGGTCTCTTAAGAAATCCTCGTTTATATTTCTATTTTTTGTCTCTACTATCGCATTGCATATATATGAAGAAATCCTCGTATTACATATTATTATCTTCTTTAAAAATCCATCTTTTATTTCTTTATTAACATCCATATATAGTATTTTTTCTTCTCTTTTTATGCGTTTATCTTTTATTTCTTTATTAACATCCATATATATTAAAATAACGTTATCTTCATAAATAACAGAAAATCTTAATCCATTAATATTATATTGTGTTATCGTCATGGGAGTGGTACCAATTCAGTTCCACAATAAGGACATTTCCCCTTTAATCCTCTCTTATCTGCTTCACAAAAGTATGCAGCATACTTCTTTTCACATTTAGGACATTTATAAACAATATCTGTACCTATTATTAACTTCCTATTACATATTCTACAATATACTGTTAACCATCCCAGATGTCCATAAGCATTTGAACCTCGAATTCTAATGCTCAATTTAGATCAATAACACTTCGCATGAATTAACTTAAATTTTTATTCTTAGCGTTATACCTTTGCCTACTTTAAAAGACTTTATAGTCTTAAAGAGGGTGTATTTGATAGATGAATTTAGTATCGTACTATAAGTTAGAAGCCTTAAAAATAAATGACATAATTACACTTTATCGTATACAAAAGATTAAAGATATGGAAGTCGTTGATAGTACTTATGATTTAGAGTCAATAATGCCAGATGATTCTAGCGATATAGTCATAATTCAAGGGAAAGATGAAAAATATATTAATGGTAAGCTCAATTTTGACTTTCAGTTTTCTCGCCCTTTGAACGTTACATCAATAGGTTTACCTCAACAATTAAATGGCGATTCTGTTCAGCTCATGAAAATAGAGGTTAATGCAGATAATGTAATTGGCGGTTCCTTAATCAAGAAGGATTTTCCATTTATAGTATTTTATACTGATGATGGCACTAAAATGATTTCAATATCAGATATCAATCCACCTATCCCTGAAAAGAAACAGACTACTACATCTAGAAGATCTAAAAAGAAGAAAAAGAGGAGTAAAAAACGTGCTAAGAAGTCTAGTTCAAGATCCAAAAGTAAGAGTAAGAGTTCTAGAAAGAGTTGAGGAATTTAAGTTAAATAATTCAGCCGACGAAAAAGTCTGGTTTAGAGAGCTCGTTCTATGTCTATTAACTGCAAATTCTTCTTTCATATCCGCATTTAAGGCCTTAACGTGCTTGGGGGATAAGATATATTATGGAACAGAAGATGAGATCAGAAGTATTCTCAAATCATGTAAATATAGATTTTACAATCTAAAGGCGAAATATATAATAATGGCTAGGCAAGACGTTTATGGTAAATTAAAAAGGGAAATTAAACCGATAGCGGATTTTGATCAGCAATTAGCGAGAGAAATATTATTGAAAATTAAAGGCATAGGAATGAAAGAAGCGAGTCATTTTCTCAGAAATGTTGGGTATTTTGATTTAGCTATAATAGATAGACATGTAGTAGATTTCATGATAAGAATAGGAGCTATTGGAAAACTCAATGCTAAACATTTGTCAAAAAAACACTATATGCTTTTTGAAGAAATTCTTAGAAGCATAGCCTCAAATTTAAATATAAGTCTAGGCGTTTTGGATTTATTTATATGGTATCATGAGACCAATACTATAGTTAAGTAGCAATAAAAAATATAAACTAGTAGTAATAGTTTGTTATGACTTGTCATGCAGATGAGCAATACATTAAAAAGAT
The nucleotide sequence above comes from Sulfolobus tengchongensis. Encoded proteins:
- a CDS encoding N-glycosylase/DNA lyase: MLRSLVQDPKVRVRVLERVEEFKLNNSADEKVWFRELVLCLLTANSSFISAFKALTCLGDKIYYGTEDEIRSILKSCKYRFYNLKAKYIIMARQDVYGKLKREIKPIADFDQQLAREILLKIKGIGMKEASHFLRNVGYFDLAIIDRHVVDFMIRIGAIGKLNAKHLSKKHYMLFEEILRSIASNLNISLGVLDLFIWYHETNTIVK